The Dreissena polymorpha isolate Duluth1 chromosome 10, UMN_Dpol_1.0, whole genome shotgun sequence genome includes a region encoding these proteins:
- the LOC127847954 gene encoding uncharacterized protein LOC127847954 has translation MEMPEYFTEWSIRMTEVLADIGAGKDTVIERRRTFLRMECMAEIASKYNGQDFECFHFGSQSEGTTTPGLESDIDFLASDNTANIMKDWGHWKAGMRNLLMLKDDFTPPQQYLLQKIRSDTPEPVTSLRCDLAVKKDSGEVLYSADRIKEYIEKFIIENLNDNRENIHRNGPSVSNKPNWDNVPAFHVCKPLPEIQQWIDRCRGRHWPSVQLLDAARVAPCFLVPAGHPDSDYKREEWRPSPNLIERMMMFSFNMTQIKCYIILKLIKKALFTKIVGDVITSFHCKTLMFYTIERTHPSLWFGHNLLILISNCLCILRKSLLLGRLPHYIIHGVNLFDGKVSKMQQRRLLVYVDSMIRSNLQDVLTIDIDKIGSRLRACSIVQAGEKRRVCVRDRISLLLNFESVNLCSKMLVAIKYKMHSSNTTVQQNITCLLRNVFYCSTNVRMKTVALECIKHLYVVHTLMQLSNCLRFGNVFDINIIRRLKHTLNTDVASNRLKLASILYCSGHIHAAVRVLEDVRRRFHSKVKAVCSYRVLVIDGVRDLNVFNNMLTGNSDNGLSEEHFAFCVQFSRQESYCTPVALLFEMNRNITEEGVAQRHFAAKRWMDSAEVDARPLLHYLQYLSYGGLGERHKQQCALLALKSCIFDTSNTINRYHFETAMNLLGHCHEMEGDYTKALHFYSESLSCYNTSNNAANWHVRRVLRLISG, from the exons ATGGAG ATGCCAGAGTATTTCACAGAATGGTCCATCCGGATGACGGAAGTACTTGCTGATATCGGAGCTGGAAAGGATACTGTAATTGAGCGGAGAAGAACGTTCTTGAGGATGGAATGCATGGCGGAAATAGCGAGTAAATATAATGGACAGGATTTTGAATGCTTCCATTTTGGGAGCCAATCGGAAGGGACCACCACACCCGGTCTCGAGTCTGATATTGATTTCCTTGCGAGTGATAATACAGCGAATATAATGAAAGACTGGGGACACTGGAAGGCCGGGATGCGCAACCTTTTGATGCTCAAGGACGACTTTACTCCACCTCAACAGTACTTGCTTCAAAAAATAAGAAGTGACACACCGGAACCGGTGACCAGTCTGCGTTGTGACCTTGCCGTAAAGAAAGATTCTGGAGAAGTACTGTATAGTGCTGATAGAATAAAAGAGTATATCGAGAAATTTATAATTGAGAATCTCAACGATAATCGAGAAAATATACACAGAAATGGGCCTTCTGTGAGCAATAAGCCTAATTGGGATAATGTACCGGCATTTCACGTATGCAAGCCTCTTCCTGAAATACAGCAATGGATAGACAGATGTAGAGGTAGACACTGGCCGTCTGTCCAGCTACTTGATGCTGCAAGGGTAGCTCCGTGTTTCCTGGTCCCTGCTGGGCACCCAGACAGTGACTACAAGCGCGAAGAGTGGCGACCGTCTCCGAACCTAATAGAAAGAATGATGATGTTTAGCTTTAATATGACAcagataaaatgttatattattttaaaactaattaaaaagGCCTTATTTACTAAAATTGTAGGAGACGTCATAACAAGCTTTCATTGTAAAACTTTAATGTTTTACACAATAGAAAGAACACATCCTTCACTGTGGTTTGGACATAACCTTCTGATTCTAATTTCGAATTGTTTATGCATATTAAGGAAATCGCTGCTATTGGGAAGGCTCCCGCATTATATCATACACGGAGTTAACTTGTTTGATGGGAAAGTCTCTAAGATGCAGCAGAGGCGCCTTTTAGTGTATGTAGACTCCATGATAAGGAGCAATTTACAAGACGTATTAACTATTGATATAGATAAAATAGGAAGTCGTTTAAGAGCTTGTAGCATTGTACAAGCTGGTGAAAAAAGGCGTGTATGCGTACGTGACCGCATCAGCTTACTACTGAATTTCGAGAGTGTGAACCTCTGTTCGAAGATGTTAGttgcaataaaatataaaatgcacagTTCTAATACAACCGTTCAGCAAAATATAACTTGTTTACTTCGCAATGTTTTTTATTGTTCCACTAATGTCAGAATGAAAACTGTTGCTTTAGAGTGTATTAAACACCTTTACGTGGTACACACTTTAATGCAATTATCTAACTGCTTGCGATTTGGAAACGTTTTTGACATCAACATTATAAGACGTCTTAAACATACCTTAAATACGGATGTAGCTTCTAATCGCTTAAAATTGGCTTCTATATTGTACTGTAGTGGACATATTCACGCGGCAGTTAGAGTGTTGGAGGATGTGCGGAGGAGGTTTCACAGCAAGGTCAAGGCTGTGTGCAGTTATAGAGTACTAGTAATAGACGGGGTCAGAGATCTCAATGTGTTTAATAATATGCTAACAGGTAACAGTGACAATGGATTGAGTGAAGAGCATTTCGCATTCTGTGTCCAATTTTCTAGGCAAGAATCTTACTGCACTCCTGTTGCAttgttgtttgaaatgaatcgcaaTATCACTGAAGAAGGAGTGGCACAGAGACATTTCGCTGCGAAACGATGGATGGACAGTGCTGAGGTGGATGCTCGTCCGTTACTTCATTATCTACAGTATCTTTCATATGGCGGACTTGGCGAACGGCACAAACAACAGTGTGCATTATTAGCCTTGAAATCTTGTATATTTGATACAAGTAATACAATCAACCGGTATCACTTCGAGACTGCAATGAACTTGCTGGGGCACTGCCATGAAATGGAAGGTGACTATACAAAAGCGTTACATTTCTACAGTGAATCGCTGAGTTGTTATAATACAAGCAATAATGCCGCTAACTGGCACGTCCGGCGTGTTTTGCGTCTAATAAGCGGTTAA